TCGTCTACTTCACTTTCGTGTGCGTCTTCGTGCTCTTCAATTATTTTCATCAATTCTTGCTTTGAATAGACGTTGGGTAGTTCGGCGCCAAGAACTTTGTTTAATGCCATTGCTATTGGTTTTGCCACTGGGTACAGCACAAACATGAAAATCCGTACCAGCCACGCAAAGCGAGCACCTAAGTAGATGCCGTCTCGGTTGAATGCAGCTTGAGGTAATATCTCTCCAAACGCGACAATAAGTACTGTTGCCAGCACTACGGCGATAACACCAGTCGTAATAGACCCAAGGAAAATCGAAAGTACGGCGTTTACCAAAACGTTACCGATAAGGAGTGTAGTGAGTAGTAAGTTACCATCGTGACGTATCGGATAGAGCTCTGCTGCGTCGGTATCGCCACCGTCAGCTTTACGTTTGAGCTCTTGTGGGTCCCAACTCATGAGACCCAGAGTGAGACCTGAGAATAATGCTGAAAATGCGAGGAGGGCTATGATTATAAAATATTCCATATTTATTTAATTGTATCTATTCTTTCACTCTGTAGTTACTTTAATGCCCTATTAGGAATACTGCTGCATACCGTTTTACCTGAAGTGACCACCTCACCATCTTGTATGACATCTGTATGAACGAAAGTTTGTCGCTTGTCTAATATAAGACCTTTATCTTCTTCTTCTTTTAGCTCTACATCGGTTGCCTTGCGTGAGACTACTCGTACTGGCACGCCTGTACGTACAAACCCTGGAAATTTAATATTTAGATGTTCATTGGTAATTGCTACCTGATTAGGCTTCCCTACACTCATTGCAAAGGCACCAGCACTTGAATCAATCATAAAAGTTGAGATGCCACCATGTGATATGCCATGATGCCCTTCTTGGTCTCGAGCAGGTGTAAAAGTTATTTCAACTTTGCTTGGCTCGGTATCTGTTGCAGGGAAATAGCGAAAATTGTCGACAGTAACACCTTCGTTTTTATACCGTTCTTTAGTGTGATTTATGTAATCTATAAGAGGAACTCTCTGGTCTTTTTCAGCAAGCTCCATCATCGTCATAGATTGACGAGGTCTTTCGGCGTCTTCTGTTGGTGTATTAGGTGTTTCTTTCATTGTTATATATAGAATAGGCGCTGATAAGCGCTCTGTAAGTAATAGTAGCCTAGTGTAGGGTTGAATGGAAGGGATTTGTGCGACTGCCAGGACTCGAACCTGGGACCTCGTCATTATCAGTGACGCGCTCTAACCACCTGAGCTACAGTCGCATATTACTTCACAACCTATCAGGACTCGTCACTAACCTGCCTGATACAGTCGCATATTGCTTCACAACCTGCCTTACATGGTTGCAATGGGAGCTACTATACCGAAAATATGGCTTGGTGTAAATGAAAATTGAACAGACAAAAGTGTGTAAATACAGTTGACATGCCCTATTACCCAAGGTACTTTTGCTATAGAAACTTGGATTGGAAAGGAATCTCACATGAGTGAACAACCACCATTTGATATGTTGGCCAATGACTTTTGGACGACCGACCGCCTACAAGATGCCATACCGAAGGAAAGAAAAAGTGGTTTTGTGTCAAGTACACTCTCGGTAATCATACAGCGGCGGAGACACAACTCGAATGACTTCGGATACTTAAGGCCTAGCTCGCAGCCGTACCTGATGCGCGATTTTGTGGATGAATTCCCAAATCGCGATGCGCTTCTGGGTATCCATGATATCGGCCCAAACAGCGTCGAGGTCATTATCACTGCTCTTCAAAATGCTGGTTTCGACTATTGATTCGATGTCTGGAATGCACCTAACTTTGAAGGAGGAATGATGGGAAGAAAAAAATCGAATGGAAGTAGGAGAACTCGCAAACACGGCATTCGTAGCAAAAAGACTCGTAACTTTCGCAAGGAAAAGCGCGAAGAAGCGGAGC
This genomic stretch from Candidatus Kaiserbacteria bacterium harbors:
- a CDS encoding HlyC/CorC family transporter; amino-acid sequence: MEYFIIIALLAFSALFSGLTLGLMSWDPQELKRKADGGDTDAAELYPIRHDGNLLLTTLLIGNVLVNAVLSIFLGSITTGVIAVVLATVLIVAFGEILPQAAFNRDGIYLGARFAWLVRIFMFVLYPVAKPIAMALNKVLGAELPNVYSKQELMKIIEEHEDAHESEVDEDEERIIKGALTFSDKKVEDIMTPRTVVHAFSADDVINEELLQEVRESGLSRFPVFEEDMDSIVGMLYTSQLIGKDNLGARVGDIASGEVRFILEDASLDDALQMFLKTRKHLSIVRDEFGGMAGVLTLEDVLEEIIRTEIVDERDLHPDMRAFAKQSHSDQ
- a CDS encoding PaaI family thioesterase gives rise to the protein MKETPNTPTEDAERPRQSMTMMELAEKDQRVPLIDYINHTKERYKNEGVTVDNFRYFPATDTEPSKVEITFTPARDQEGHHGISHGGISTFMIDSSAGAFAMSVGKPNQVAITNEHLNIKFPGFVRTGVPVRVVSRKATDVELKEEEDKGLILDKRQTFVHTDVIQDGEVVTSGKTVCSSIPNRALK